The sequence aggaTATGACACATTGCGAGCGCCAATTATGCTATAATTTCTTTCGTTTTAAAAAgcaagtatttttttttgttctacgATAGGCGCCGCTACTACTTCATgacacacttttttttttgttcttgaaCAAGTTTTGTAGGGGATCGATCCGCACTGTTTGGTTGTATATAGTTATAATAGCTGTACTGCAATTATAACTATACGTAGATTCAAATCCAatgtattttaatatatttgtaattcaatAACTGCACTTAAAACAGCAAAATAAGACCTAACTGGcagttgaaacttgaaactgCATCTAAATTGACTGTAGTTTCAACTAGTGCAAGTATTTTTATAAATGTTGCAGTATATACATCATTTATACGCACAATGCAtaacttttattataatatattataatatattatatttgtttgtacgttatatattatattattcataatttagtGTATAAATAGTCCAACTTTATATAAAgcccaatttgcataaaaaatccatttcTTTTTGGCTTtcgcagattcggtccgctttttcagcaaactgaccaaaatacccttatatctttttctctttcctctttctctctcctctttttttctctcattcttttttctttttcttcccagagagcggcgaagacggagcggaggtgcccttatacctttttcttttcttttttttctcttgttcttttttttctttctcttcccagagagcggcgaagacagagcggcgtcgccgccggcgcccccaccttcctcgcctccgatccccctaaggccgggctgtgactttttttttttttttgcatttttcttttcttttcttctctgactcTCCTCCACAGTTTCCGACGACGGtgcctctctcgctcttccctgcccttcccgtctcttcttctccctccttctttgctgcctccgacgacgatgcatcttcgccgacaccgacgccgacaccgtggagatcactgcggcgctgcagccttaGAGTGGGGGGTCTTTAGTGGCGTCGTCACCGACACCATGGCTATTgacagagagggtgacaaaaaaaaaacagaaaacaaataaagataaaaaattatataaaaaaagggatgaagatgaaattgtatcgttaactacaaaaaaattacaagttgtactatttaagatgtaaactgcagctttaaaataaaaattacactttttaaataaaaattacactttttgaaagatatttagactgtttctcttcttattgcactctttcagatataaactgcacccactaagataaaaattacactctttaaatgaaagttgcactgtttctccttttgttgcaccgtttctcctcttgttgtatcatttctcctcttgttacactgttttttatcttaaactacacccatttaagagatatttatactgcttctcctcttgttgcactgtttctcctcttgttgcactgtttctcctctttaaagagaaacagtgcaacaagaggagaaacaatgcaacaagagaagaagcagtataaatatctgttaaagatgtatagtttaaaataaaaaacagtgtaacaagagtaAAAATcgtgcaacaagaaaaaaaactgcacccatttatcttaaactgcacccatttaagagatatttatactgcttctcctcttgttgcactgtttctcctcttgttgcactgtttctcctctttaaagaggagaaacagtgcaacaagaggagaaacagtgcaacaagaggagaagcagtataaatatctgttaaagatgtgcagtttaaaataaaaaacagtccgaccccgttcgccgcggccgctgccgctgcggcgacgggatcgggctgggggtccgcggcggaCGCGGCGTCTCGACGTCGTCGTGGGAGAAGCAGAGGCGCTGGTCGGCGGCTTCTgcgcggcggcgggaggagggGCAGCGTCGACGGAGAAGAACACGCGCGGCGCTGGTGCCGGCGCCGGTTGCGcttccgcctccccctcctgcgCTCTGTTGCTTGGCCTCCCCTTCTTCATCTTCGCcgttgtcttcttctccgcatccagcccaaccccgttcgccgcggccgctgccaccgcggcgacgggatcgggctgggggtccgcggcggcggaggagaggaggagggggtcgcgggcggtggagaggagggtgaggaggggggcgacggtgaagaaggatggtgaggagggagacgacggtgaagaagaaggcgacggtccgccttttttttttcggcgagaaaaaaaaaaagaacgatagaaacgaagaggagagataaagaggaaagagaaaaagtaataagggtattttggtcagtttgctgaaaaagcggaccgaatctgcaaaaacgaaaaaggtgacccgattttgcaaaagcccaaaataagtagattttttatgcaaaaaggccttatATAAATTGTTCcaatattgtataattttaaatccaaaatccagTTTCGATGAAATAAATATATCTCAGGGACTATTTGACTATATGCAATTGTAGCTGCATTGCATTTATAAttattggcttaaatgggccagcatttACCCTGTGATGGAAGGtcaggttgggccgagtcatgttcggaATGACGTGAGATTGAGTTgagccgagtcatgttcaaacTGGTACGAGGCTGGTTGGatcaagtcacaatcgagacccgtggacgCTGTGatttggttgcgtatttctaataactcgatcttttgggattaatggttagcaccagCGATCCGATAAGCGGTATCAGAaccagaggtcacgggttcgactTCCGCATACGAGTTTGATTCCTGTATGCTACGAAATGTGTCCAGATGCTTAAATGGTTCACGTTGAGAATTGCGTGAGGTTAGATTAGATCAAGTAATGTTCAAAATAACGTGGGACTGATTGAATCGAATTATAATCGCGAATTACCGAAGCTTGGAACTGCAGGAATAGATCCAACTGCAGAAGCAATTGCTGTCAccttatcaaatatttaataagGTGACTGCCGACGCAAATAAAGAGGGTGTTTTTTTGGTCGAATATATTTATTAGCCGGCGTTAGAGAAGATATTATATGATGGACCGGGTCCTCCACGTCATCTGTGAACCAATTTCTCTAAAACCCCTCAGCTAGGGAGCATTTTGTAACACGGTTTTATGCTTTTTAACTTctagatttttcttatttaagtttattttaatcAACTATTGTAGAAATTGATAAGAttaatccataattttttgaatttatttaataattactaGCTACTAATTCATGAATCTGCTTCTTATAGAACATCTGTAGAACAAATATaatgctcttttttttaaaaaaaaaactctaccAAATTACTTTATTCATACgtctcaaataataataaaagtataaataaaatgttaattaaaataaagtacgTAAAATTTCAGGGGCTAATATAACAATCACCTATAGTTAAAGTACCTCCATGCAATTTCACAAACATCTAATCATAGAAACCAACGAAGCATGGTCCGAGGTGGTGGTCCTCCAATGATGACGTGGCAAACATGGTCTACGAAACAATTCCGTGCATGAGACGTTTCGCTGTCGTGGTCCAACGTAGTGACGTGGCGAACCGGGCCTACCCAATAATTTCTCACATttaacacctctctctctctttctctctcttcgtgTACCAATGATGTCGTGGCGAACCGGGCCCACCAAATAAATCCTCGCAAAAAACGCCCCTATCCTTTGTGGTCCACCAAAGATGACGCGGTAAACCGGGCCCACCGAATTTCTTCGTAGGaaacgcctctctctctctctctctctctctctctctctctctctctcctcgcttAAAACCTCCCCCCTCCACACATTTCCTCACCCCCTCACTATTatcactctcactctctctctctctctctctctctctctcattgatggagctccaaaaccctagcaatggcggcggcggcgggggggaaGGAGGAGCCCTAGAAGACGAGGCCTTCTTCCTCGACGCGGCCCCCAACGAGGATGAAgaggaggagcaggaggaggaCTACGACGAGAGCTCCTGCTCCACCCCATTCGTGAGCGCACCCTCGAGCCCCGGCAACGAACCCTCCTCCGCCATGGGCTCCACGGTAGGGTTATTCTACAGCGCCCCCACGAGCCCCGTCCACTTCGCCCTCGCCTCCTCCTTCCCCCTCGACTCCCCCTCCGATTCCCCCACCTTCGCCGCCGATTTCGAGTTCTCCGCGCGGTtccccgcctccgccgccgccggatcCATGTCCGCCGCCGACGAGCTCTTCCTCAACGGCCAGATCCGCCCCATGCGCCTCGCCTCCCACCTCCACCGCCCCCACGCGCTCCCCCCACTCCCCGATCTCGACCCCgccggagacgacgacgacgacgacgaggaggagatcGCGGGGCGGGGCCGGGATCTGAAGCTCCGGAGCCGGTCGATCCGTCGGAGGGCGCGGTCGCACTCCCCGCTCCGCAATGCGCCGCTCCATTGGGCGATCGAGGACGGGGGAGGCCCCGATCGGGACGATCGGAGCGCCGGAGACCCCGATCCGAAGCCGATCGACGCGCCCGCGCCCTCCGCTCCCCCCGCCGCCGCATCCCgatcgtcctcttcctcctcatccgcctcctcctcctcctcctcctcctcttcctcctcctcgagCAGGCGATTGAAGAAGTGGATCTTCCTCAAGGAGCTCCTCAACCGGAGCAAAAGCGAGGGGAGCGGCGGATCCAAGGAGAGGTTCTGGAGCTCCATCTCCTTCTccacctccccctccccctccccctcctcctccaagGACCGATCCAAACCTAAACCCCCGCCTCCTCCGGCGAAGACGAAGCCTAGAAACCCCAACCCTAGCCCTCCGCCGCCGAGGTCTCCggcgagcggcggcggagggaggcggcggcgggggtcggcgccgtcgccgtcgccgcacGAGAGGCTGTACGCGGCGAATCGGGCCCACgcggaggagatgcggcggagGACGTTCCTCCCCTATCGCCAGGGCCTCCTCCTCGGGTGCCTAGGGTTCGCCCCCCGGAGCTACGGCGCCGTTAACGGCCTCGCCCGCGGTCTTAACGCCGTCaacgtctcctcctcctccaggtGAGGTGAGTCTCCGTCCCTCTTCTCCTCCGTTAACTCTCCAAaccatttcaaaaaaaaaaaaaaaaaaaaaaaaacaaaaaattttaattgaaaaaatatcaTTCACTATTAGCACTTGcacttttgattattaatacACAACTAGGAGATTGATTAANaaaaaaaaaaaaacgaacactacttgaaagttgaaaccaattcgtttttttttttttttgttttgtatattattttgtttctcttcttcttcttcttcttctacggGGGAAAAAGAGAGTTAGTTTTTTTTATGATCATTGGACAATATTTGTTGTCTAAAATGGTATGGGATTAGCCCTAAACATTTCCTAATGTTTTGTAAATGttcaagtttaaaaaaaaaaaagaaaaaaagaaaaatatcgtCGTTTTGTGTTAATTCACTCGCGCAtggatttttttatatttagtgtgtgtgtgtatatatatatttgtttaggCGATTCAAATAGTTTAGGAGTTGGAAAatatactctcttttttttttttgattgtttGAATTGACTttcacaaatttaaatttaaatagtttatttcGGCATTTCCCTCGATCGAAATTATTAGTTATAGAATTGTTTTGATCCCATATTTAATTTGTACATAATCTTAAAATACGAGAAAAGTTGTTTATTCTCTTCTACATTTTAAGATTATCATGCTAATTGAAGAAGCGGTTGATtctactttcaaattttattgattttttatttttacatgttagaataaaaaaataaattttctttattcGAAAGTTTCGTTAGATTTTATGCAAGAGATGTGCCGAAACATACTAATATATAGAGGTTAGGAATTTAATAACCAAGAGCTTATgtaaattatagattattttaaattaactatcaaatatttcaaatttatattctactattccaattattttgtttgatttgagttgattaacgaaaatttgatattaatttaaactaattatttattttaataaatttatatttgtcggaattgtataaaatatattaattaaatttgtaaaaaataagtaatatattcaaaatttaaaagttaaacagtaaaatttaaattttaaaatatcgccagctgattcaaaatgataaaatttagtttagataagattcatacattttcgaaccaaagtataaaattaaagataaacttcaaatatcactcctatggttttgtactttttttattttagtattttatgatttaaagcatatcaatttagtaacaatataataaaaaaataaagtaaaattatgaaatattaaattaatatattttaaactataaaatattaaaataaaaaaaagtacaaaattacATTAGcggtggtatttaaaatttttttaaaaattaataagatcaGGGGCTAAAATGGTGAAACTTCGGGGTTTTCGATGAGGGCATAGATTTTCTCATACACTTCCCTTGAAATGGAAAAGGTACGGATACATGCCACGTGATTTATGACACCGTCACgtcgtatattttatattattttgcttttttttttttttatttgtcggGTAATGCATTCGGATCCTATCCGTTAAAACCCTTCTTGTCCGTTAGCGCGTCACTAACGGACGTTATTTGTCGTTATGTTGCTAATCCGGAATCTGATGGATTATTATTAGAgttgaaaatcaaaattaattttattttgctgttgtttgtttgtttgtttttttatatagttGTGAAATCAATGTTTTCTCGATTAAGCTGTTTGTTTAACAAAAAGTGAATGATGCGAagccgaacgcgtgagaaacaaattaatatcttataatatatttttgtttctctCATAAGTGATTTGGGTTGgaggtagggatgtcaatgggtatggatattcgaaattttattcgaatccgaatccgaatgaaacgaatatatccgatggatatgaatatggattcggatatggatatcaaaaattgaaacccgacggatatgaattcggatatgaattttgattgtacccgacccgaacccgaacccgaatttattttgtattatatataatatatatataaaaatttgatgttatatttgaatttgtattttaaaattttagatttaatataatatattttgaaatattgaaaaaagaataattgtttcggtttcaaatttttgggtttggatttgggttcgggtttcggatttttggtcgggttgggatttggatatggattttaaaatctgtcgggttcgggttcgggttcgggttcgggttcggagtCATGTTCTGGttcgagtttttaaaaatccgccccgaatccgacccgttgacatctctagctGGAGGTGCTGCGGCCAAAGTCAATTACGATATTTTAGAAAGTTTGAGTTTTTATCTGAAGTAAAGTTATAgtaaattaaacaataaaaatgaGCATTTATGGTCGGTAAAACAATGGATTAGGAATTAGCTTGTGGATCATAAGCACTAACTAATTATTCAAAGCACGTGTTAGTAGGAAAGGATGTGCTGATCGCACTTAAGAGTTCAACCACATTGCTGACGGGTTTCAGCCCGACTTAACTTAATTCATCTGGACATTAAGTCGATTATCAGTAAAGACCACATTGCCGACGGGTTTCAGCCTGACTTAATTTATCTGGACATTAAGTCTATTATTATCAGTAAATTTAACTGCAGCCTCATTCAGTTTATTAAACTCACTCAATTCAACTTATGAGTCTTCTGAATCTATTATTATGAAAAAGAAAGTTAAATTTACTTTAGCTAACATTAGTTGTCATAAACAAAGATAACTGTGGTGGCAATGTCAGTAAGTAGTTTATTCTTTTGTCCTTATTCAGGAAGGTAATGCAGCACTTACACTTTGTTGAATTTGGTGCTACATTTGacagaatacttttagaagtaaaaCTAGACGGTCTATCATAGATGATCAGTaccgttgaatataatttaaattatttttttataaaatttattaattttttaaaattatttgtacaatgatcaaataatttcaaatttactttataatattggccatttaaaatttgtaattttgagaTCAATTAGAATACGGGACAAATGATATtataaaaatcgtgaaatttgaaaattaaaaaggtCCAATTGTGaaatttcctttttaatttgaaaattaaaaaggaaatttGCGTTGCATTGTGCAAATTGTGCGAAATGTTACTATATTagattaggctaaattatagaattttttttttgtaaatattcttttttctttttttttttactttcaaaaatttacattttgcctttttaaaattttaggaatattttCAGAGGGAGTACGTCGTTAATGGAGATGAcgaaataactaaattattcttatttcttctattaaaaaataatgtttaatattttttgttatttttaagaatattttcagtataaattataaaaaatgaacgaaataataataaaatcctGATGGAGGGGGTCTAAATgcaacaatttgaaatattgaggggaataaaatgtaggtttttggaaattaggaagaaaaagtaaaaaaagcgTGAGTATTTAcaaaaagattttttataatttaacatataGATTATCCATTAGTTGATAAATTTATGACATGCGCAAATAAATCACTTAAGACTCTTTTCAATATGTGTGCAAACacattattactattattattattattattagtactaTTTACTTTGCTACTAAACTTATGAACTATAATTTTGTTCCCGTGAATTATAACTATTACCCAAATAATTGTTTCCTGTTACTACATAAGTAAAATATTGGTGAGCTTATAAGAGGGTGTGTACCATTACtcactatttttatatattattaacgtattgttatcactgtttttatatattattaatgtgttgttattataatgtaaaattttgattactTTATAGGAATCTTTCGGAAGCTGTAATTTTTCTTCGTGTtaattctaaaagaaaaaaaaatttaaaaataattctttgACGCTATATagattgatgaaaaaaattttctttttgttataattttttgttaacgCCAATGTGAAAGtaatgtgatattttaattattgttgcaTTATCATTCACAATACTGTTATATTATTTTCACATTACCAATACATGAATATTTAGTCAGTTAAATTGGATTATGAGACTTGATTATAATAGATTAAAATGTTTCgagaaaaaagtaaaacaatTTAAAGTTTACGAACCAAAGTATCTTATGCCCCATAGTTTAAGGACCAAAAGTGTGATATAGCTAAACATAGATGTGATAAGCAACTGTAATTAGAGGTGAAAGTGTTAGGATAAGCTTCGATTGAATTCGACACTAGATTCTACAGGATGTGAATAGGGATGTTAAAATTTAGCATTCAATATATATTCATATCTGAATTTGTATTCAAAGATGCGAATATAGTTTCTTAAAAGATCCGATCGTATTCAACCGTTTTCACCCCTAGAAGATAAGAgggatgttaatatatattatagaggaGTAAAGTGGTTTTCTATTgtattctttatttattttattatgatttttatgttaaaattgcatttatattttttaatttgttgaataaaatattgataTGTGATGTTTGAACATGAATGTGAATCTTAATTGCATTGTGTATTTTATTCGCGCTAATTTtagttcatatttttatatccatattagtatatattattattcgaacaaTATCCGAATGCAAATTCAATTTATATCTGAATTCGAATTCGTTTTTAGTGGATATGGTAATAAAGATTTAGTATCGGATATATATATCCGAATCCAAGTTTACATCCCAAGAAAAATATGAATGTGGATATAGTTTTGTCAAAAATCTGACCGTATTCGACTGTTTTCATTCCGAACTCTAATAGAGTATTATATATCCAGGAATTATTATAGAGTCTGGTTggggtgcttctaaaagcactaagcgtttggtgctatcaaattttttaccgttatatttatctttttgatcatttttatctgttacatcatactattcaactacaCATCCATTCAACTCTAGAGAATCATTATTATCTTAACCGCATATGTCTTCATCTGAGGGCCGAAAATTTAGTAGTACaaataatttggtgctattaaaagcATTTCAGtgtaattttgtattatatatcaTCCTTGGACCACatgatatattaataaatactAGTATTTATTGTGCTCAAAACATGCTTTAAAACCAAGCACATGGCCCTCATTAACCATCTAAAGGCTATGCCAATGATGCAATGGTATCTTTGAACACTTTGTCATAGGAAACAACATAGCATGGCTAAAAGCAAatcaaatctatatatatatatatgcttatttatttatttatttattaaatatagaTCCTTTCTCCTTTTGATTAAGAAGATGGGGTTTTatctttatcattattttttcagaaaaagctCTAAAAGGAGTCTAACTAAGAACTTCAAAGGGGTAAAGTTAAAGTTGAAATTGGGTCCATTAATTATTGGGAATTGGGATGGCCTACACAAAAATTaactataaaagttttaaaagttaaatttgaatAAGTGGAGAATCAATTGTtgcaattatttaatttaatctgAATTTTTTGTCAGGTTTTATTAAACATCTTCAGCACATCAGAGTCACATGACAGAAATTTTATGCATAGATTACATATAATTAATGCTAAAGGTTTTGATAAACTTTATAGAAACCGAATTTCATAATATTGccacattatttttttagtattcaAGTGGTTTTAGAATTAGCAATTTTTAAAGGTTAATGTAAGGTAAAATTTGAGATTACTTAAACACCTCAAAAATAATGTagaaaaatctcaaattaaGATTCTCTGTAGTTTACGATTACCAGACGATGTAAAGTCCATCTCACACTCCTAACTGACGACCTAGTCTGTTACCACTAACAACtgattagatttaaatcacTAGCTCAAAATATATAAGCCCAGCTATTAATACTAGATTTCTTTTGTTCTAATGTATACTCTATTTTCATCTGATGTGGGATTAGTGGAGTGTTATATATCTCTGCATGCTTTCGcccaactccattctatctaataacATTAAAAGAGTCTTGATATCAAGGAGATCGTAAGTAgcataaattaaattcaacGATGTGTCTTAATATCAAACTTAACAGTACCGATCATCATCGATTCAGACACTTTATCATCGTAGAAGttctatattctctctctttctctctcaatatTGTAGAATGTACAAGTTTTAGATTGTAACACCAAACTAAATGAAGCAGCTTTACCTATGCACCTATATACagggtataaattttacattccaACCTCTCAAGGGCTCATATTTACTCACTAATGTTACCAATTTCTTTTTAATACTCAAAAACCAgtaaaagtatttaaattttgaatgatgagttataaaataaatatatatatatatacgcccTATAATAAATAAGGGCTTTTGCTTAGTGATctaatatattcttaaaaacttcaaaaatatttaatatatttctgatCGACCAAAATGCCTTcagtgattttttaaaaaaaattcaaatattttcaaattcttAAGTTTTACTAATGAAAAATTGAGGTAGatgaatattttgataatttcaaaataaaattaagaattttgaatagtaataaaaaataaataagtaaaagtccttagaattaaaaaaatgcaCGTTAATTGTTG is a genomic window of Ananas comosus cultivar F153 linkage group 13, ASM154086v1, whole genome shotgun sequence containing:
- the LOC109719167 gene encoding serine/arginine repetitive matrix protein 1-like; the encoded protein is MELQNPSNGGGGGGEGGALEDEAFFLDAAPNEDEEEEQEEDYDESSCSTPFVSAPSSPGNEPSSAMGSTVGLFYSAPTSPVHFALASSFPLDSPSDSPTFAADFEFSARFPASAAAGSMSAADELFLNGQIRPMRLASHLHRPHALPPLPDLDPAGDDDDDDEEEIAGRGRDLKLRSRSIRRRARSHSPLRNAPLHWAIEDGGGPDRDDRSAGDPDPKPIDAPAPSAPPAAASRSSSSSSSASSSSSSSSSSSSSRRLKKWIFLKELLNRSKSEGSGGSKERFWSSISFSTSPSPSPSSSKDRSKPKPPPPPAKTKPRNPNPSPPPPRSPASGGGGRRRRGSAPSPSPHERLYAANRAHAEEMRRRTFLPYRQGLLLGCLGFAPRSYGAVNGLARGLNAVNVSSSSR